In Pongo abelii isolate AG06213 chromosome 15, NHGRI_mPonAbe1-v2.0_pri, whole genome shotgun sequence, a single window of DNA contains:
- the GPR135 gene encoding G-protein coupled receptor 135: MEEPPPPPRPPASMALLGSPHPGAPSAAGPPGGTSSAATAAVLSFSTVATAAAAALGNLSDASGGGIAAAPGVGGLGRSGAAREAGAAVRPPLGPEAAPLLSHGAAVAAQALVLLLIFLLSSLGNCAVMGVIVKHRQLRTVTNAFILSLSLSDLLTALLCLPAAFLDLFTPPGGSAPAAAAGPWRGFCAASRFFSSCFGIVSTLSVALISLDRYCAIVRPPREKIGRRRALQLLAGAWLTALGFSLPWELLGAPRELAAAQSFHGCLYRTSPDPAQLGAAFSVGLVVACYLLPFLLMCFCHYHICKTVRLSDVRVRPVNTYARVLRFFSEVRTATTVLIMIIFVICCWGPYCFLVLLAAARQAQTVQAPSLLNVVAVWLTWANGAINPVIYAIRNPNISMLLGRNREEGYRTRNVDAFLPSQGRGLQARSRSRLRNRYANRLGVCSRMSSSNPASGVAGDVAMWARKNPVVLFCREGPPEPVTAATKQPKSEAGDTSL, translated from the coding sequence ATGgaggagccgccgccgccgccccgcccACCAGCGAGCATGGCCTTACTGGGCAGCCCGCACCCCGGCGCCCCCTCCGCGGCCGGCCCACCTGGCGGGACTTCCTCCGCGGCCACGGCGGCCGTGCTCTCCTTCAGCACCGTGGCGACCGCGGCGGCCGCGGCGCTGGGGAACCTGAGCGACGCAAGCGGAGGCGGCATAGCTGCCGCTCCCGGTGTCGGCGGCCTTGGCAGGTCCGGGGCAGCGCGGGAGGCGGGGGCGGCGGTGAGGCCGCCGCTGGGCCCGGAGGCGGCGCCGCTGCTGTCGCACGGAGCTGCGGTGGCGGCCCAGGCGCTCGTCCTCCTGCTCATCTTCCTGctgtctagcctgggcaactgcgCGGTGATGGGGGTGATTGTGAAGCACCGGCAGCTCCGCACCGTCACCAACGCCTTCATCCTGTCGCTGTCCCTATCGGATCTGCTCACGGCGCTGCTCTGCCTGCCCGCCGCCTTCCTGGACCTCTTCACGCCGCCCGGGGGCTCGGCGCCTGCCGCCGCCGCGGGGCCCTGGCGCGGCTTCTGCGCCGCCAGCCGCTTCTTCAGCTCGTGCTTCGGCATCGTGTCCACGCTCAGTGTGGCGCTCATCTCGTTGGACCGCTACTGCGCCATCGTGCGGCCGCCGCGGGAGAAGATCGGCCGCCGCCGCGCGCTGCAGCTGCTGGCGGGCGCCTGGCTGACGGCCCTGGGCTTCTCCTTGCCCTGGGAGCTGCTCGGGGCGCCCCGGGAACTTGCGGCGGCGCAGAGCTTCCACGGCTGCCTCTACCGGACCTCCCCGGACCCCGCGCAGCTGGGCGCGGCCTTCAGCGTGGGGCTGGTGGTGGCCTGCTACCTGCTGCCCTTCCTGCTCATGTGCTTCTGCCACTACCACATCTGCAAGACGGTGCGCCTGTCGGACGTGCGCGTGCGGCCGGTGAACACCTACGCGCGCGTGCTGCGCTTCTTCAGCGAGGTGCGCACGGCCACTACCGTGCTCATCATGATCATCTTCGTCATCTGCTGCTGGGGGCCCTACTGCTTCCTGGTGCTGCTGGCCGCCGCCCGGCAGGCCCAGACGGTGCAGGCCCCCTCGCTCCTCAACGTGGTGGCCGTCTGGCTGACATGGGCCAATGGGGCCATCAATCCTGTCATCTACGCCATCCGCAATCCCAACATTTCGATGCTCCTAGGGCGCAACCGCGAGGAGGGCTACCGGACTAGGAATGTGGACGCTTTCCTGCCCAGCCAGGGCCGGGGTCTGCAAGCCAGAAGCCGCAGTCGCCTTCGAAATCGCTATGCCAACCGGCTGGGGGTCTGCAGCAGGATGTCCTCTTCCAACCCTGCCAGCGGAGTGGCAGGGGACGTGGCCATGTGGGCCCGCAAAAATCCAGTTGTACTTTTCTGCCGAGAGGGACCACCAGAGCCTGTGACGGCAGCGACCAAACAGCCTAAATCCGAAGCTGGGGATACCAGCCTCTAA